Within Tenebrio molitor chromosome 3, icTenMoli1.1, whole genome shotgun sequence, the genomic segment ACGCTTGCGTTTGGTTGATTTTTAATGCGTTCCTAAAGGTTCATTGTGTTTTCCGGTTGGTTTACTTAACTTTTTATGGTTCGCCAACATTTGCAAATTAAACAGCATAGGCCTCaggtataattttattgtgctCTCAGCAATTAGGTGCTATCGTTATATGATCTAAATTTACACTATAGTCGCAACAACAAATATGCACTAagcacttttttcttctttattttttttacacacGCAACAAACTTCTGCGTCTAGTTCTTGTTCGTCGTCGGTCAGCTCTTCCCAGTGCTTCAGATCGTCGTTAAAGTAGAGACGGACGCTTGGTATGTAGAAGCTTTTCGGTATTCCCACCTCCGCCATTTTCTCCCTATCATCCGGGATACCATTCTCGTCCATGGTCTTGTTCATGTCGACTACCTTGTCCATGTACCTTAACACGAATTTTTAGCAACACTGTATTAATACATCGCACTAGACTTACACCCAAGTGTAGCTGTCAGCTTCTGATGAGAATATGGAATACCTTTCGCGGATCCTGAAGAAGGTGTCCTCGCAACACACGTTCATTATGATGTCTCTTCCAAGCAACATGTTGATGATTTTGAGTGGTCGCACACATTTTGTCAACAACCCGACCTGGTATCTGattggaaatttgaaaaatgtctcGGTGGTTAACACACTTACTTGGAGCTTGCCCACCAAGGCGCTCCTTCGAGAGGTCTCCACTGCGTACACGGTACCTGACACGCGACATCTGGAATTGGACCGTGAGGACAATAAGGAACCTCAACTCCGGTCACTGGGTGTATAAAATGTTGGATTTCTCCAGTTCTTTCGTCAAACCAGTGGCTCACATCTTTTCCGGCAAAAGCTAGAATCGGTTTTATGCAGTCTTTGCCTTTGTATTGTTTTACAAGAGGGGTG encodes:
- the LOC138125866 gene encoding cytochrome b5 domain-containing protein 1, with protein sequence MSVEEIPQKLPVYGPFEVIIHNTPQDCWLSFLGKVFDVTPLVKQYKGKDCIKPILAFAGKDVSHWFDERTGEIQHFIHPVTGVEVPYCPHGPIPDVACQVPCTQWRPLEGAPWWASSKYQVGLLTKCVRPLKIINMLLGRDIIMNVCCEDTFFRIRERYSIFSSEADSYTWVYMDKVVDMNKTMDENGIPDDREKMAEVGIPKSFYIPSVRLYFNDDLKHWEELTDDEQELDAEVCCVCKKNKEEKSA